AAGATCTTTTATACCCTGTTTTGTCGTAGCTGAAACATTAACGGAAGGAATTTTCCCTCCCAGGTCTTCAACTAAAATATCCTTTTCAGCAAGACCAAGTTTTACTTTTTCAGGATTAGCGCTTTGCTTATCGATTTTATTTATCGCAACAACAAAAGGAATTTTTGCTTCTTTTATGTGAGAAATAGCTTCTTCTGTTTGTTTTTTTACTCCTTCATCGGCAGCAACAACAAGAACGGCAATATCCGCAATTCTTGTTCCTCTTGCTCTCATTAAAGAAAAAGCCTCGTGTCCGGGCGTATCAATAAAAGTGATTTTTTTCTCTTCGTGCTCAATCTCATACGCTCCTATGTGCTGGGTTATTCCCCCCGATTCTTTTTCTGTTATTTTCAAGTCCTTTATGCTTTCCAATATGCTTGACTTTCCATGGTCAACGTGCCCCATAATAACAACTACAGGAGGACGGGTTGTGATTTTTTCTTTTTCTTTTTTCATAATTTTAAGTGCCAATGGGAATACTTTTAAGCAAAGATAAAACAACTTTTAAAACAGCAAAAAACTATTTTTTATCTGTTGTTTCCCTAAGAAGCTGTTCTTCTTCTTTTGACAGAGAATATTTAGAATTTCCTTTTTCTATTGGCTTTGCGTAAACTCTGCTTCCTCCTTCGGCATAAAGACCTGTAATAATCGCTCCGTCATTATTCTTATTAAGAAAAACGGCCGAAAAGCTTTGGTTTCCGCCAATTGTTGAAAAAGGATTGTATCTTATAACATCCATTTTTTTAATAAAATAGAAGCTTTCTTCTTTGAGCTTCTCAATTTCTTTTTTAAGCCGGTTATTCTCTTCATCTAGCTTTTTTAAATAGATCAATACCTGGGCAATGTTTTCCGGCTCTTTTTTCTTTTTTAAAAAATTAAACATATATTTTTATAGTAATAAGGGTTATTCTAGTTGAAAAAGGAACTTTTTTCAAGCCCATACTAAAAAACTCCTTAAAAAGCAAATTTATTTTATTTATAATAATCGGGATTAATAAACCTTGAAAAAGCAAAAATTGTCGCTATTTTTAGAGAATTTGTTCTTGAAACAAGATTATTTGTCAAAATTCCAACCGTTCCTTGTTTCTCCTTTGTATTATGTTCTCCTATAAATTTATCCATTACAAATCCAAGCTCCTTTCCCTTCCTTATTTCGGAAGCAACTTTTTCGGGCAAAAGGACATCTCCTCCTCCTCCAATTCCTATTTTCCCTTTTCTATCTACAACAACGGCCCATCCGGAAAGAAACATCCCAAAATCGCTCTGATAAACAAACCCTTCAAGCCCAACTCCCATATCGGCATTGGAATTTTCCAGTGACTGTTTTGCCCGGTTTAAGGCCCCTTTTATGGCCTCTTTTTTTGTCATCGGCTGATTACTCACTCCAGAGTTAGTTTTCATTCCCAAGACCTCAGAACCAGGCCAGATTCTTTTTACGGCATTTTTAACGGCATTTAATTTTACCGGATTTTTTGAGCCAACAACTATTTTCATATTTTTGAAAGAATGTCATAAAATGACATCCTAAGCCAATAAGTGTATTTTTCCGGATTATTTTCCAGGTCTTTCTTTAAAGAATTGACATTTACCCATTTCCAATCTTCCGCTTCTTTTTCGTTTATTTTCGGATCAGCATCTGATTTTCCTATCAAAACATGGTCATACTCGTATTCAGTAAGACCGTTATCAAACTTTTTTTTGTAGACAAAACTGTGAATTTCTTCAAGGTCACAAATAATACCCATTTCTTCTTTTAGCCGCCTTTTAGATGCCTCTTTAACGCTTTCATTTGGCAAAGGGTGGCTACAGCAGGTATTTGTCCAAAGACCCCCGGAATGGTATTTTTCCTTGTTTCTTTTTTGAAGAAGCAATTCTCCTTTGGAATTGAATATAAAAATGGAAAAAGCCCGGTGAAGTTTTCCCTCCTTATGCACTTTGTTTTTATA
This genomic stretch from Candidatus Paceibacterota bacterium harbors:
- a CDS encoding DUF4446 family protein, with translation MFNFLKKKKEPENIAQVLIYLKKLDEENNRLKKEIEKLKEESFYFIKKMDVIRYNPFSTIGGNQSFSAVFLNKNNDGAIITGLYAEGGSRVYAKPIEKGNSKYSLSKEEEQLLRETTDKK
- the idi gene encoding isopentenyl-diphosphate Delta-isomerase, with product MEKENKIILVDEKDNQIGVGYKNKVHKEGKLHRAFSIFIFNSKGELLLQKRNKEKYHSGGLWTNTCCSHPLPNESVKEASKRRLKEEMGIICDLEEIHSFVYKKKFDNGLTEYEYDHVLIGKSDADPKINEKEAEDWKWVNVNSLKKDLENNPEKYTYWLRMSFYDILSKI
- the yjjX gene encoding inosine/xanthosine triphosphatase, with translation MKIVVGSKNPVKLNAVKNAVKRIWPGSEVLGMKTNSGVSNQPMTKKEAIKGALNRAKQSLENSNADMGVGLEGFVYQSDFGMFLSGWAVVVDRKGKIGIGGGGDVLLPEKVASEIRKGKELGFVMDKFIGEHNTKEKQGTVGILTNNLVSRTNSLKIATIFAFSRFINPDYYK